In Planctobacterium marinum, the DNA window CCCATCTCTTTAAGGTAGATGTGTGATATATCATTTCGCTGCACGGCAATAGTGAACTGTCTGGCGTCATCTAAGGTTTCTGCATAGATCAGTTCGTTTGTGGTAATCAAAGCAAAGTCAAAAGACTGTACGATAGCTATCCATTTAAACTGATCTTCACGTTCCTGAGTGCGAGCAATACCACTGATAAAAACGTTGCTCTGTGACTGTGCCAGGTTGACAGCACGGGTCCAGGGGAAGATTTCAAATTGGGCGTGGATTTGCGCTTGCTGGAAAACCTGCTGAACGTGAGAAGCAACCGAGCCACGAACCTGATTATCCGCAAAAAATTGAAAGGGCGGTGAAGGCTCCATTACCACAAGGAAGTCGGCTTTAGTTACATTGCCAATCAGTACAGTCGACGCTACCACTAGTCGAATTAAGTTCCTGATAACTGGCAAGTTGACAACTCCGGTGAGGCTGGATGTTATTTTTAGTTAAGCCCACTTTTTGAGAAATGCAAACTGATTGCTAAGTCGTATGAGGTATGAGATTAATTCGCGATCCGATAGAGCTCTTTTTGTTTGATGAATGCTTCTACCGAAGAGGTAACCATTCCGGTTATGGATTTACCTTGCTCGCAGGCTTCTCTCACCAGTGTAGAGCGCATAGGTTTGCGCTCCGGCACTAACAGTAGTTGCCA includes these proteins:
- a CDS encoding substrate-binding periplasmic protein, which translates into the protein MVASTVLIGNVTKADFLVVMEPSPPFQFFADNQVRGSVASHVQQVFQQAQIHAQFEIFPWTRAVNLAQSQSNVFISGIARTQEREDQFKWIAIVQSFDFALITTNELIYAETLDDARQFTIAVQRNDISHIYLKEMGFSEQKNLFLTTDITESWRLLNKQKVDFLVEDVAVVEDMARDYLTNGQNVTQIVPLPDLHIDAWLAANPAISDEVVARLKQAFSR